CGGTCGGACCAGCAACCCTGGGAGGCAATCATGAGTTCGCTTGAGCCCGGCGCGAGTAGCGCCTCGACAACACATACACCGCTGTTTGCTTCGAGCTGGATGGCGCTTTACACGTTGATTCGTGATGGTCTTGATGGCGGCCGCGAGGCCGGCAACGACGCGTCCCTGGACGACGTGCCGCAGGACCTGGCCGAGACGTCGGAATCCTGAGCGCGCCGTCAGGCGCGCCCGTAGATATCCTCGAACCGCTCGATATCGTCTTCACCAAAGTACGCCCCGGTCTGCACCTCGATCAGGTGTACGTCCTCGGTACCGGGGTTTTCCAGCCGGTGCAGTGTTTCCACCGGGATATACGTTGACTGGTTGGCCTCGAGCAGAAATTCCTCATCCCCCAACCTGACTTTCGCCGTACCCTGCACCACCGTCCAGTGCTCGGCGCGCTGGTGGTGCAACTGCAGTGACAGCACCTGCCCGGGCTTGACCACCAGGCGTTTGACCTTGCAGTCCTCGGCATCTTCCAGAATGGTGTAACTGCCCCAGGGCCGGTGAACGGTCTGGTGATAGATCGCCGCCTCGTCTTCCAGCTCGGTCAGCTGGCGAACCACCTGGCCAACATCCTGGGCCTGGTCACGATGAGCCACCAGCACGGCATCACCGGTATCAACAATCACCACGTCTTCCAGGCCGACGGCCGCTACCAGCCGCTGGTCGCCCTGCACGAAACAGCCCCGCGAGTCCACCAGCACGGCCTTGCCACGAACCCGGTTGCCGGCGTCATCGGACTGGTAGAGCTCCGAAATCGCCTTCCAGGAACCGATATCGCTCCAGCCAAAATCACCGGGCACCACGGCGGCATTGCCCGCGTTTTCCATCACCGCGTAGTCAATCGAAATCGACGGACACCGGGAGAACGGCTCCGCGGGCAGTTCCACCGGAGTCGCCTCGGTCGCAGTGGCCTGCCAGGTGACCTCGGCAGCGGCCAGCACCTCGGGCGCGTGTTCAGCCATGGCCGCCAGCAGCACCTCGGCGGTGAAACAGAACATGCCCGAGTTCCAGAAGTAGTCGCCGGAGGCGAGATAGGCTTTCGCCGTGTCCAGGTCGGGCTTCTCGACGAAGGCATCGACCTGGTAGCCCTGGGTGCCCTCAATGGCCGGGCCCTGGCGGATGTAGCCGAAACCGGTTTCCGGGTGGGTGGGGTGCATGCCGAAGGTCGCCAGCTGTCCCTGCCCGGCCAGTTCGTGCGCGGCGCGGACGGCCTCTTCAAAGGCCGCCGTATCACGGATCAGGTGATCGGCCGGCATGACCAGCATGCTGGCCCCGGGGCCGACATGGTCGCGTACCCACAGCGCCGCCAGCGCGATGGCCGGCGCCGTGTTGCGCCCCATCGGCTCCAGCAGGAACCGGGACTGGTCCGGACCGGCGCCCAGCTTTTCATACAGGTCGCGGGTGTAGAAATAGTAGTCGCGGCTGGTGACCGTCAGGATCGGCGCGTCTCCGGCCACCGAACGGGCCCTGAGCCAGGTCTTTTCGGCCAGCGACTGGCCGTCCGCCAGCTGCATAAACGGCTTCGGGTGCGCCCGCCGCGACACCGGCCACAGCCGTGTACCGGCGCCGCCGGAC
The sequence above is drawn from the Marinihelvus fidelis genome and encodes:
- a CDS encoding mannose-1-phosphate guanylyltransferase/mannose-6-phosphate isomerase, translated to MNNSSADQLVPLILSGGAGTRLWPVSRRAHPKPFMQLADGQSLAEKTWLRARSVAGDAPILTVTSRDYYFYTRDLYEKLGAGPDQSRFLLEPMGRNTAPAIALAALWVRDHVGPGASMLVMPADHLIRDTAAFEEAVRAAHELAGQGQLATFGMHPTHPETGFGYIRQGPAIEGTQGYQVDAFVEKPDLDTAKAYLASGDYFWNSGMFCFTAEVLLAAMAEHAPEVLAAAEVTWQATATEATPVELPAEPFSRCPSISIDYAVMENAGNAAVVPGDFGWSDIGSWKAISELYQSDDAGNRVRGKAVLVDSRGCFVQGDQRLVAAVGLEDVVIVDTGDAVLVAHRDQAQDVGQVVRQLTELEDEAAIYHQTVHRPWGSYTILEDAEDCKVKRLVVKPGQVLSLQLHHQRAEHWTVVQGTAKVRLGDEEFLLEANQSTYIPVETLHRLENPGTEDVHLIEVQTGAYFGEDDIERFEDIYGRA